The following proteins come from a genomic window of Lolium rigidum isolate FL_2022 chromosome 5, APGP_CSIRO_Lrig_0.1, whole genome shotgun sequence:
- the LOC124655163 gene encoding uncharacterized protein LOC124655163: protein METMRLDFFSKPKNQKRIGAELYQGVVDVIDAGETRGSEVGKRIVLPRTFTGGDRDMQRRFLDAMAIVQRFGKPDYFITMTCNPHSEEITSRLEPG from the exons ATGGAGACAATGAGACTTGATTTCTTCTCCAAGCCTAAGAATCAAAAGCGCATTGGGGCAGAACTATACCAG GGTGTTGTTGACGTTATTGATGCTGGCGAGACACGTGGTTCTGAGGTTGGAAAGAGAATCGTGCTACCGCGGACTTTTACGGGAGGTGATCGAGACATGCAGCGAAGATTTCTTGATGCGATGGCGATAGTCCAACGGTTTGGGAAGCCGGATTACTTCATCACGATGACTTGCAACCCACACTCGGAGGAGATTACATCTAGACTTGAACCCGGGTAG